Proteins co-encoded in one Pseudorhizobium banfieldiae genomic window:
- a CDS encoding RDD family protein has product MSLDPTPTYTAPDDWRAYSGVLSRRAFAFVIDYAIVLLLCIPAAVIVFFLGIITLGLGFFLYPALFVIVALLYFGMTLGGPNQATPGMRAMGVAMMRLDGRRMDFLTAMVHTVLFWIINSVLTPLILLAGLFTERSRLVHDMLLGTVIVRTD; this is encoded by the coding sequence ATGAGCCTCGACCCCACCCCGACCTACACCGCGCCCGACGACTGGCGCGCCTATAGCGGCGTGCTGTCACGGCGGGCCTTCGCCTTCGTGATCGACTACGCGATCGTGCTGCTGCTGTGCATTCCGGCCGCGGTGATCGTCTTCTTCCTCGGCATCATCACGCTCGGCCTTGGCTTCTTTCTCTATCCGGCGCTCTTTGTCATCGTCGCGCTTCTCTATTTTGGCATGACGCTCGGCGGGCCCAACCAGGCAACGCCCGGCATGCGGGCCATGGGTGTAGCCATGATGCGGCTCGACGGCCGTCGGATGGATTTCCTGACCGCCATGGTCCACACGGTGCTGTTCTGGATCATCAATTCGGTGCTGACGCCGCTCATCTTGCTTGCTGGCCTTTTCACCGAGCGGTCGCGGCTCGTGCATGACATGCTGCTGGGCACCGTCATCGTCCGCACCGACTGA